Proteins co-encoded in one Pseudomonas fluorescens genomic window:
- a CDS encoding C40 family peptidase yields the protein MLKRFAPLVPLALVTLLFGCAAHSPVNQEQQQQAKNSATAQSSVIYQEELDTEKELADFNGKKPYQLPVLADSILERGMSLIGTRYRFGGTSEAGFDCSGFIGYLFREEAGMNLPRSTREMINVDAPLVSRGNLEPGDLLFFATNGRRGRVSHAGIYLGDNQFIHSSSRRSGGVRIDSLGDSYWSKSFIEAKRALANAPTVVTARK from the coding sequence ATGCTAAAGCGCTTCGCACCCCTCGTGCCTCTCGCACTCGTCACCCTGTTGTTCGGTTGCGCTGCTCATTCACCTGTCAATCAAGAGCAGCAACAGCAGGCTAAAAATTCTGCTACCGCCCAGTCTTCCGTTATTTATCAGGAAGAGCTGGACACCGAAAAGGAACTGGCCGACTTCAACGGCAAGAAGCCTTACCAGCTTCCGGTTCTGGCCGACAGCATTCTTGAACGCGGCATGTCCCTGATCGGTACCCGTTACCGTTTCGGCGGCACCTCTGAAGCCGGGTTCGATTGCAGCGGTTTCATCGGCTACCTCTTCCGCGAAGAAGCCGGCATGAACCTGCCACGCTCCACTCGCGAAATGATCAACGTGGATGCCCCGCTGGTTTCGCGCGGCAACCTCGAGCCGGGCGATCTGCTGTTCTTCGCCACCAATGGTCGTCGCGGTCGTGTAAGCCACGCCGGGATCTATCTGGGCGACAATCAGTTCATCCACTCCAGCAGTCGTCGCAGTGGCGGTGTCCGTATCGACAGTCTGGGTGACAGCTACTGGAGCAAGTCCTTCATCGAAGCCAAACGTGCTTTGGCGAACGCTCCAACCGTGGTTACCGCTCGCAAGTAA